From the Eschrichtius robustus isolate mEscRob2 chromosome 3, mEscRob2.pri, whole genome shotgun sequence genome, the window TTCTTTTCACATTTGGCAAATATATAGCCCTTGTGACATTGCTCCTTCCTCCTGAGCCCATGGCAGACATCCCTAATCGATCCCATTACTCTTTCCTGTTGAACACAAACGAGACTTAAGGGTCTGTCATAACCCAGAGAGGCAATGATGGTGTTGACCCAGGTGATGGACCGTCTTGGCCGTCTTAGGCTGGGAGCCAAAGAGAGCGAGGTTGCCAGCCAGCTGCCTTGGACATTGGCTTTGATCAGTTCAATGCCCAACCACTCAGCCCAAACGTGGGCTAGCTCTTCAGCAAATTCGTACCGCTCTTCAGCCAAGAGGTTTTGGGAGGAGATTCTGAAAGCCCAGCGCTTTATCTGGACACACCCTAGAGCCTGATGAGCCCTGGGTGCATGCCTTTGAGGCAGATGAGAAACTGCCAAAACATCCTAGCCGTTACAAGGGGCAGGAGCCATCTACCATCCAGATAGATCCTAACCTCTCCTAATATCTCCCGCTCTTTCTCTTACCTCTAACAGGGGAATATACTTGAGAAATTTGGGATTTGCTCCATGCCCAGACTTATTCAGTTTTTGCACAACAGCGTGAGAATCAAGAAGGACCCTGGGCTTGTGGTAACCAACCTGCGTTTTGGAACCGCACCCGTGAGGCTGTTCCAGCCCAAGGCGGCCTCCCCCGGCCCCCCGCGAGGCATCATCTTCTTCCACGGAGGGGAAGCCGTATTAGGGAGCCTGGGTAAGATGGTCCCCGGCGGCTCCGTGAAGGAAGAGCCTCATCTTCATGCACAACTCTGCCCACCCCTCCCATGGGAACCTTGTTGGAGTCACTCCAAGGAATCAGCAGCTGGAGGTTCTTATAGGGAGCCCTGACTAAGGGCTTCGGGCTCAAGTCAGCAGATGGTGTGAAAACGTTCTTTTTTTATACTATGATAGTCTTGGTCAAGGAGAGGGTGGTGAAGTGGCCAGGGCTGGGGTAGGGTGGCGTTTGGTGTTTATGGCCCTGCAGTGCTGACTCTTCTCCGCTTCCTCACCACTCACGGCCGTTGGCCGGTCCTGGATGTTCTCACCCCACAGTATTTCCCAAACCCATGCGTTTCTCTCCGGCTCTGCAAGACCCCTGTGGTCCGAAGCCACCTTCTCTTGCCTGCATCCCTTTATCCCTACATCCCAGTAACTGCTCTCCCCATGTCACCCCTCACCCCTCACAGTCTAATCCTCACCCAGCAGCCAGAAAGAACCCTTAAAAATACAAGTCGGAACTTGTCAGTCTTGCAGTGAACACTTCCTGTGGCTTTACAGGGTCTTTAGGTGAAATCCCAACTCCGCCCCACAGCTGGTGCTGGCCCCGCAGACCTCTCCGACCTGGTCACCCGGGTCTCCCACCTCTCACGGCGATTCACTCTGCTGCAGCCATGCTGCCTGTTTCTCTGGGCTTTGGACACACCAGGCTCTTTCTCACCCTGAATCtcctgcacttgctgttcccgaGTCCTCCAGAGTtgtgtctccccccacccctgctttgcAGGACGGGTGACCCCTTCTTCATTCTTCCAGTCTGATCTCAAATGTCCCTCTGCAGAGTGGACTCTCTGGACATCTTATCTAAAGAACTCTCCCTGCCCACTCTAGTGCCCTACCCTATGCCCGACCCCACCTCCATCCCTGACATCATCCTTTAGTTTTCTTCATGGCACTTGTCGCAATCTGAACTTATCTCATTCCTCCgggtgtttccttatttaccgTCTGCCTTCCCCAACTAAAAGTGGAAATTCCAAGAGTGCAAGAAAGTCTTCTATTTGGCTTGCTGCAGGATCCCCAGGGCCAggcctgtggttttattttttgaatggatGTATGAGTGCATGAATATATAGATGGATGCATGGGCAAATAACTGGGTGAAAGGTTATGTTCATGAACCAACAAACCAATGGATGGATGGGGGGATGGCCGCAcaggagaaaaatttttttaaattaatttttattggagtatagttgatttacaatgttgtgatagtttcttgctgtacagcaaagtgaatcagtcatacgtatacatatatccactcttgtttagatttccttctcatttaggtcaccacagagcattgagtagagttccctgtgctatacagtaggttctcattagttatctattttatacatagtaatgtaatatgtcaatcccagtctcccaatttgttccaccctccccttccccccttggtaactataagtttgttctctacgtctgtgtctctatttccgcACAGGAGAAAATTTGCCCATGTGAAGAGGTGGGCTGTTCGCATTACATGTTCCCTGAGATTAGGGTGTACTGCCACCTGGTGGtgaaaatacaatatctgaattTGCTGCCCTGAAGCTCTCCCCTTTTCAGAAGTTAATTATGAATAATCTCCCATCTACTGGCCTCACCCTTGTCCAAgatcactcttccctttcagaggCCCCGGGGAGCACCCTCATTCATTGGCTGGGTCTGTTCCCCTTCCTCTGTGGAGGGATGACGTTATTTCCAAAAGTAAAACCAGGGCTcactcagcaaatgtttactgagcacctactttgtgtcAGACCCTCTTTGAGGCACGGGAGACCCTGTGGAGAACAAGAAAGGTCCTCTTTGGAGCCCACTCAAATGAGGGAGCCGGACAGTGAAACAAATGAGTAGGGTAATTTCACATCGTGGTAGCACAGAGCGATGGAGTAGAGAATGACTCAGGGAGCAGATTTAGTTTTTCCTATCAGAGGAAGCCTCTCCAAGAAGGCAAAGTTTGAGCCCAGGATCAACTGATGAGAAGGAGCCGGCCCCACAGAGGCCGGGAAAGACAGCTCCAAGCCTTACGGGAACGGGGTGAGGCACGTGAGGCACCCTCCTTGGGCTCCGTATTTAAAGGGGCACCAAAACCACAGTGATCcagataaagatatttttatgcaACATTAAAAATATCAGTATTCATGCAGAAAACTAAGATGAACAACATACCAACGTTTATATAAAAGCAGGATCCAAGAGAGCTGGCTAAGTCGTGCAAAAGCAAAGGAGGATTCTATTTAAAATTTCGATATGTTGTTCATCACGGACATTTCTGGCATTCATTTTGATTCCTTAAAATATTGCACCAAAGTATTATTTATCTTGGATACTGAGTGTTTTGACGCTCCCTTAATTTTGCGCCCAAGGCGAGTGCCTtgcttgcctcaccctagtcccagccctgTTAAGGGACAGCAAATGCAAAACCTCGGGTGCTCGAGAGAAAGAAGAATGTCGGGGCCACAGAGCGGGGGGTGCTGAAGTGGGGAAGGTCGGCAGGACCAGGTCGTGGCTAGCAGTTTTCTCCACTCTGGCTGCGTGCACTTTAGAACCACCCCGGGGGCTGGAGAGTCACACTCACACCCAGCTCCTACCCCAGGCCGACTGTCAGTCTCTGGGGATGGGATCCagcatcagtattttaaaaaagctCCCAGATGACTTAAGCCAGGTCTGAGACCTACTTTGGAGCTGCCCACTCTGACTCGTTTTGACCCTTCTTCTGTCACCTCCCCAAACCGTGTTAACAAAGCATGTACCCGCCCCACTGTTGCTTCTCTCTGCCAGATGGTCAATCACCACCTCCCCTGACACTGGAATTGTCTGGTGGGATTTGAGAAATCCTGTCGCCTGTGCTCCcaccctagagattctgatttggtTGGTCTGGGGCTCAGCCTGGGCAACAGGGTGTGTAAACCacacatgcccccccccccccaccccagtattTCTATaaacagccagggttgagaactgcTGAGTTAGACGTGGTTTATTTGGTACAGATTCTGTGTCTGGCACTGTGCCCGTGTGGTCAATGTATTAATGGTCAGGGGCCTGCTCTCTGAGAACCTCAGACATACCTCTTGACTCATAGAAATGGCCCATTCGATCACTACTTACTTCTTAATAacaactatacatatatatataattattattcatATTTCAGGGCAGACACGCCCACCTTCCCTCATCTTGGCTTTGTCGGTTTCAAATCACCAAGCCTTCTAGGTCCACAGTTTCCCCTACTGTAAAAGAAAACGTTGCAGCTGGGGAACCCCAAGGCGCACCTGAGCCCCGATATTCAGGAGATTCGGGTGGACTCAGGTGTCTGacttggcttttttaaaaaaattttatttatttatttatttatggctgtgttgggtcttcgtttctgtgcgagggctttctctagttgcggcgagcgggggccactcttcatcgcggtgcgcgggcctctcactgtcgtggcctctcttgttgcggagcacaggctccagacgcgcaggctcagcaattgtggctcacgggcctagtcgctccgcggcatgtgggatcctcccagaccagggctcgaacccgtgtcccctgcattggcaggcagactctcaaccactgtgccaccagggaagccctgacttggCTTTTTGTGTAGTCCCGACAGAGGTGGCCAGAGTCACTTCAGAGGAGCCAAGAataggaagaaagggaagatgcCACACCCAGTGCCAGCACTGTTGGTAGCTCTTCTTGGGGGCTGGGGAGCAGTGCTGGGCCCCGTGGGGCACCGACCTCCCTACAAGTGGCTGTTGTTGTGTCGGTCTTGCCTTGCAGACATGTACCGCGCCCTGTGTGCTTTTCTATCCCAGGAGACCGACCCTGTGCTGCTGTCGGTTGGGTGAATTGTTGGAGAAAGTCGGTGGGTGTTACCTGGGTGACGGAAGGGAGGGGTGAGGCCTCGGATGATTTGCAGAACAGAAGGAGAGGAGGTCCTAGGCCCCCGAGAGAGGCACTCTTACACATGCATCCACGGAGACAGGCGCAGCATGGTTCAAAACAGCCCAGACacgaaacaacccaaatgcccctCGACGGGAAGTGCGTGAATCAACTGTGGCATAGTCAATGTTATATTGCACAGCTATTAAGGCGTTATGGGATATGACATAGCTGTTCAAATGAGTGAACCGGCAGGCACACCATACTGTGGATGAATGTCGGCAGTATAACATTCagtgaaaaaattttcaaaaaattacgTAAAGCCAGATACTTTGtctacaaaattaaaaacaattaaaatcataataatactTTTAAGGTATATACAGAGATACAATGGAACTatgtaaaaaggaaagaaaaggagtgatGGATACGGGATTCAAGGTAACCGTTCTCTCAGACCGGGAAGGCAGCGagatggggtggtggtgggggtatTAAGGGCTTAGCTGAAGGTTCTGGTCAAGGTCCTGGCTGTAGTTTGGGGCAATGATGCTACAGGTGCTTTTTGCATTGTTGAAACTAATAccttcaagtcccaatctgggtttaggCTGGGTTCGAATCcggcacgtgggttcaagtcccaatctgaggtgcacggtttcaatTAGGCCTGGgacaaacttttaaatatttgtttctaggcttttttttttttttttttagcttgagGCCATTTTGACTTAAAAAGTAACTTTTTAGCTTCACGCTTTCCTTTAATGTTATTTGTAATAACTGAGCAAAAAAATTCGAATTAATTAATGTTTAAACGTGTCTTTgggaattaataaatattaatactattaatattaaaaaaacccctAACACCTAATGGACTTATGAACTAACTAGCTAACGAATTAACTGCTGGCCATGCAGGGACCAATGTTGGGAGCGTCTCAAGAAAACCACGACTCAGGGCACCTGAGGTTCTTTGAAAACAGGAGAGGGGGAGCTTTTTAGTGGATGGAGGGGGCCATGGGTACCACTCACCGGAATTCTGGTTCTTAATCCAACAGATTACAGCAAGTCACAGGGAAACAGTTTAGAGAAGGCAAGTGAGAGGAACTAAAAACTGCCCTTTTAGGTTCAACCTCTAGAACAAGCCCCCTCATACGACTTACTTAAAGTAACTTCCTTAGCATCTCTGGTTTTCTTGATGAGATTGAGGAAGACAGCATCTTTCCAGGATCCATCAACGTACCTCCCAGCCGGCTGAGCCTTGTGTCTGAAATTCCACCATCAGAGTTTCCACCAGACTCTACATCTCTGAAGGGTGATAATAAAAACATCCCTTGAACACATAAAGGTGTTAATAAGCACCTCTGTTAATACCCTGTAGGAAATTGTTGAGGATATTGTTATTCTAGATAGTTGAAAAGACGTAGCACACAGGCCAGACTGGTTTTGATCGACAGGCTGGTGGAGGAAGAAAGGCAGGTAAGGTTCTTCAGGCTGCCAGGGGGCTGCAGGTGGATGGTGCCTGTGAGGAAATGCCCCGAGAGCACTGTCCGGGGGGAAATGTTCAGGAGCTGGATGCCCCCTGATTCCTCATCAAGACATAATGCGGTTTCTTAAGTAAGCTCCTGGAGGAGATCAGCCTTTCAACTGTTTGGTTCTGCAGAGCCTTCACCCCTGTGCTGGATGGGCAAGAGAGAGTCCAAGGAGGCATGGGCATTTCTGCTTCCTTCTGGCAGGTCTGCGTTGTGATCTGCGGACACAGCGCTGGGGCAGGGATTGCGACCTTGACCTCTCAGACCTTGGTGGGCAGATCCGGTCTTCCTCGGATCCGGGCCCAGGTCCTGATTTATCCCATTGTCCAACTCATCAATTTTCGGCTGCCATCCTTTCCGCAGAACCAACACGTCCAGTTCCTCACCCGGAAGTTCATGATGCGTGTTTAAATATGTGCTTATCGACTTCTCCTGGTGGGATGCCATCTTAAGTGGTGCTTTTATTACCCCGGAAGTCTGGAAGAAGTACTGGAAGTGGGTCAGCGCGGACAACGTACCCGAGAGATTCAAGAAGacagactgggcttccctggtggcgcagtggttgagaatctgcctgccaatgcaggggacacgggttcgagccctggtctgggaagatcccacatgccgcggagcaactaggcctgtgagccacaactactgagcctgcgcgtctggagcctgtgctccgcgacagtgagaggcccgcgcaccgtgatgaagagtggcccccgctcgccgcaactagagaaagccctcgcacagaaacgaagacccaacacgcccaaaaataaataaataaataaataaatttattaaaaaaaaaaaaaaaagaagacagacttCCAACCCGTGTTTCCTTCCCCTTTCAATGAGGCTGCCTATGTAGAAAACAATCCCTTGTTGGATGTGGAACATACACCCCTCATAAAGGATGATGAGACCATTGCCCAGCTTCCCGAGGCCTTCCTGGTGAGCTGTGAGTATGACATACTCTGTGATGACATCTTGCTCTATAAGAAGTGCTTGGAGGACCAGGGGGTCCCCGTGACATGGTACCACGTGGAGGATAGCTTTCATGGATCTCTGATATTATTTGATAGGAAACCTTTCTCTTTCCCATGCTCCCTGAAAATTGTGAATGCTATAGTCAGTTATATAAAGAGCACACTGTAACCCTGGGGCCCTGAGTAGGACATAGCAAGTATGGACTCTACTACGTGCTGAGTCCTTTTATGAATTGTATTTTATTGATTAAGGAGATGCTAAGTCAGGGCTTACCCTGCAGGGGAAGGATGAGATGTAAGCTAAGAATAGCCTTGCCTAGTGTTTGAGAAAATCCAAActgtgtctgtttcctttcaGTGCCAACAGTGTTCAATTCTGGATCTAGCAACATTCTCTAACATTCTCATTCAGGTGAAATAAATagtcaatggagaaaaaaatgcctTTAAAATTTCTCAAAGCTCTAACACACAAGGCCTCTGCAGAATGAATGCCAACAGCTGACCATACTGTCCATGGTGGGTATATACCCATAATGCTGAAGCATTGCTTGGGGTCAGGTCCCTGTTGGAGGAGGGGGCACCTAATTGTCCCTGGGGCCAAAGGTCACCAGCCAAATTCCTGCAGATTGGTTACAGATTGGTTCCAGTTGGCCTGAGAAATGCTGCTGCAGTGGATCTCTGCCCTCAGTATAGCCACATTTGGGCTGGACTAAAGGGAAGTTTTGGAGGAGATCACTGgaaagggagatgcaagaagaagCAAGAGGAAGGCAGTGAGGAAAAGGGTGGGCTCTGGGGGCTGGGGACTTTTCCTGGGCTTAAGTCTTTAATCTGAATTCCAAAATTAGATCACTGGTTACCAAGAGGCAGGGTCTCAGAACCAAGGCTGTCTTGGGAATCTCTGGGTGCCATCCGGGATATGGAAACTGCATTCCCTAAAGCAGTAAGGTGTCAGCTTTCTTTGGTACACTTATATATTGGTCCCACTTTTACAAAGAACCTTGCCTTCACTTAGCCCACACCACTTTCTCTGCtcacagagaaaaggaagagaatattTGTATTGCATGCTGGGGGCAGTCCACATTAGTTTTTGCATTGGGCCTGTGTTTGCTAGATACATTTGTAGTAGCACTGGGCCTCTCTGCTGCCTAGTCCCACCCAAGTGCTAAAGTTGGAGGATCTCTCTTCTCTGCAACCATAGCATCTCTTGGTGCCAAGGACCTCACCTATGACTGATGGAGGAGGGAGTCTTACAGGTGTCTTGGATCCTTGCCGAGGGGGCAGATATCTACATAAGCAGTTTGGACTGGGATCCTGGGAGCATCGACAGGCATAATGATCCATGTGTTATATGCAAGCAGCTTTGATGGAAAAGTTTGttaattatctattgctgtgtaacaacacTACCatgaacttagtggcttaaaacagcacacatttattatctcacagtttctgtgggtcaggagtctgagAATAGCTtagctgcaatcaaggtgttgggGCTGTGGTTTCATCTGAGGCTCGACTGGGGAGGGATCTACTTCCAAGCTCAGTCAGGTTGTTTGCAGAATTCAGTTTCTTGAAGTTGTAGATGGAGAGCTTCAGTTCCTTGCTAGCTGTTGCCCAGAGGCCACTATTGGCTTCTAGAAGCCACTCACAGTTTTTTGCACGTGAGTTTTCCCCAAATGGCTGGTTTCTTCCTTAAAGTGAGCAAGGGAGAAAGACTTAAGCAAGCTAGCCACTAAAATCTAAAGTAATTTAATCACAAATGTAATCACATATATGCCATCACCTTTGCCTTATTCTGTTAGTTAGAAGCAAATCATA encodes:
- the LOC137760500 gene encoding arylacetamide deacetylase-like 4, with translation MVVPWLVLLAALCTFLLGVFVWAVFEHFLATGVPSTLQHPAKFRFLHCVFLYMVTWGNILEKFGICSMPRLIQFLHNSVRIKKDPGLVVTNLRFGTAPVRLFQPKAASPGPPRGIIFFHGGEAVLGSLDMYRALCAFLSQETDPVLLSIEEDSIFPGSINVPPSRLSLVSEIPPSEFPPDSTSLKGDNKNIP
- the LOC137760501 gene encoding LOW QUALITY PROTEIN: arylacetamide deacetylase-like 4 (The sequence of the model RefSeq protein was modified relative to this genomic sequence to represent the inferred CDS: inserted 2 bases in 1 codon), which produces MGISASFWQVCVVICGHSAGAGIATLTSQTLVGRSGLPRIRAQVLIYPIVQLINFRLPSFPQNQHVQFLTRKFMMXVFKYVLIDFSWWDAILSGAFITPEVWKKYWKWVSADNVPERFKKTDWASLTDFQPVFPSPFNEAAYVENNPLLDVEHTPLIKDDETIAQLPEAFLVSCEYDILCDDILLYKKCLEDQGVPVTWYHVEDSFHGSLILFDRKPFSFPCSLKIVNAIVSYIKSTL